tttaatatttttctcgCAATGTAAGGTCAGCTTTTCTCATATCTCTTTGACGGTAGAGCAAGTCTTGATCTTACTAAACATGTTCTTGTCAAGGGTCTTATAGAGGATATATTTGGCCAAAttggacaattttttttttttattttatcctcAGCGGTCTATTCTGACCGATACTTTTCTACAAGTTGTAGTACACCTTCTAAGATGGCCATTATTGTATTGGTTTGAGAATCTTCATCAGACTGTCaatgatgacataccacatgtcatcatcttatATGGCTAGATGTACATTCATGTATATTTTCTAATCATTACAGTCTTCTTTtgaaaacataaaaattttGTTAAATATTGTCATTTGAATATATTAATATCACATTTCAAGTAAAATTCTCTCCGATATCACTTGTTGTTATCGAaatagagtttagaggggggaggTTAATACattcttttaaaatattttgcaaaACTTAAGTTGGCTAATAGTTATTAGTTATTAAAACATTTTCTTTAATTGCTAGAATTAACTGGATCACTAAAATGAATTTAATTGCGGAAACGGTTCGGCTATACTAgtgatataatatatattcaacGCAAACAATCAATCAACACAACGGCTAGATAAATAGAGATAAAGACTGAAGTAAATGTGTAATTTAAATGGACAAGATATTACGGATGTTCGGAGATAACAACTTCTACGTCATCCCTTCTTCTACTTAGGAAgaaattcactaaaaaaaacTTTGATTGATAAAAACCTTATACACATTATACAAATCTACTTTCTATTTATGGGATGGTTGTATCAATTATTTtacatcaataaaaaaaaatcaaatttcaatAGCTTTTATTAGCAATAATTAGTGGGGAAATTCAAATTTCTGATAATTATAGGTGATAATATAGTTATTACGCAGGATATTTAAAAAGTTCCAATTCGAGAAAAAAAAACGAAGAAACAAACCTAAGATTAAAAAGATTTTTTGGAATCTCGGAGACGATTATCTTGTTTGTTTAGCCTCTAAATCTGCTCTTGACAACTATTAATAGGCACTGTTTGTTAATAATACATTGGACTTTATAACTAAGAAGAGTATGATTGTAGACTTTTGTTTAtaataaaatgaatttttatattcTTGCTACTgtgaaattattaaatgaattgTATATAATATCATTTCATTATGGTATTTTCTAATATCCCATTATTCTTGTAATAAACAAGTGTATATATGTGAGTATATGCTCTTCAAATTTTTGACTTTGGAtattaaataattcaaatttgaatgttAGATGTCTCAACTTTTCAGACATGTTAAGCAAACATCCAACATGGAAGCAGTCAATAAAAGTAGGACTTTTGCGTATGTCATTTCATTTCGCACGTGTGGGAAATGATACGAGATTAATtcaaaaaatttcatgaatacGAATTTAGTCTAAAGTTGGATTTTTAAAAATTGATGATGGTCTATAGCACATGGTACTCAAATTATAGCAAGTTAAGTTAACGCATTTAGTCTAAAGTTGCGTTTGAATAACAGGATTTGTATTTGAAAAAGTATTCGAAGGaaaaatttgatatgattttatttttagtgaatttgaaattcatcgtcGTGATTCAAAAAATGACAAGTTGGGATTTGGAAttcataaaatttgaaaataaatttgagaTTCATAAAATTCACAATAACAAAAACTTaactaatatttttaatatattaatggTTGATAGAGTATACATTAAATAAAtcactaaattaaattaaataatataattttcagTAACAGTTTTGATGGTTGCAATTTAGACGTAGTTGTATTATAATTCTATAGCTTAtgcaatttaatttaattatttaaggtATCAATGTATCATGATTAGCACTATTGTGACAGCAATCAAGCACCCTTAAATCATAGTtgcttttttaaattaattaatataatatatggttttccaatttttttttgttacatTTCAGGTGAAATTAAGCTGATCAATTCTTTTTAGATTGTATTTGGATTTATAGATTTAATTTCGAATCTATAATTTCATTGATTAATTTGTTTGAATACATTGTATTTGAGTAAATTCCAAATTAAACTATACTAAGTTAAACAGTTTTTCAACGGTAATTATATTCGATTTCAAATACATTcaagatatgtattgttatattatttgaaattcattattcTGATTAATTCAAATACTTCTATCAAATACAATCATATTCTATTTACACAAAAACTGCTATAAAACGGTCTCATTAGGCCAATTTTGTGGAATTGATATCCGACTCGACCCgacttatgaaaaatattatttatagatCAAAAGTATTGCTTTTCATTACAAATATAGATCGGATcgatccatctcacaaatataGATCAACGAGATCGTCTCATAAGAAACCTACTCGTTGATTTAACATCTGATTCGAAcatatatattatgtttgtatcaTGTGTTATGTAGGTAATGActttgtaaaaaaattattataaggAAAGAAATTgaatgtaatataatattataaaataatattaaatatgtaaaaatttgtgtgagacggtctcacaagtcgtattttgtgagacaaatatcttatttgggtcatctatgaaaaaatattatttttaatgtttagagtattactttttattgtgaatatcggtagggttgatccatctcacaaataaaaatttgtgagaccgtctcacaagagacatactctatTAAAATATATAGATGTTGGGAGCAAACTATTCATCAAGTCTTGTACATTAACTAACTCTAATTGCCGCGTTTTATGAATCAATCATTTGCTGACTTATTGGGATGAACTAattcgtgtgtgtgtgtgtgtcataaaaatttgaatttgttATAAATAAGATTATTGAAATAAAATTGACtcctttcaaaaaaaaaagaaaaaagaaataaagTTCATTATTACAAATTTAGCTTCCAAACAAttattgaaaaacaataaaattagTAGCCATCGAGTCAATTTATAGGATGATTAATGGAGCTAGCTTAAACTAACTCATCCTCATTGTCTAAAAGTAGGTTTTTGAATAATAAATTTCAAGTAAGAAAGAGGGAGATATATGACTTCTGACGAGTTTTTTTTTCAGAGGTTgacattttcatttttttgtgtttttgggAGTTTGACATTTTGAATGTCAAAACACTAAAATAATGCTATAAGCCTGTGGATGAAGCGCAATTAGTCTTTCAACTTGCCAAGAAATAAATATGCAATCTTAGTTGCTGAACTATTATTTGCATCAATACATTGACATCAAACTCGAACTTGTTAGAAACCTTTTTTTCAAAAGAATTGGAGTTCAAATTATATTGTTAATAGTTCACGAGTCGTTTGTGAgctttattaaaataataaatatattccaagtatttaatttcaaataactAGCGAACATGTTGACATATTTTAAGTCGAGATGGAACTCGAGTATTGATTCAAACCAAACTctaacaaaaaatattaaaattttcaagCTTCGAGTCGTTCACACCCAGCAGCATCAGCAatcatacatcaacctcaaatTCATTAAGGGGACCTTTTTCATACTAATATATTCTTGATTTGAATTCAAATTCTTATTTATCCACTGTAGAGTTCAACATGTACAATCTAACCCTCTTATCCTTTGAGTCAACAGTTTGTGTTGCTGAAAACGTCCAAATAATCTCAAACGTCCAATACTGACGCAACAAAGAATCTAATACTATGATAATAGTCGATAGTTACTATGTTATCTCTATCTGAGCTGAAATGAACGATATTGAATTGAAAAAACGTATCTAAATTGGAACAATGAAATCGCCTTCAAAATCAAATAATGAAGTGCAAGTCCAAAGAGAAGCAAGCGGGAGAAGGGAAGGATAAATACAATAAATGTCATGGACGCTAGAGTCCAATCTCTTTAAAAATATCTTCTACAACCAAAAACCTGCCCTCAGTGCATACGAATTTACGACACGAAACAGTCAGATTTTGCCCCGAAAAATACCTCAATCTTTAAAGCAACATCACTCTTAACAAGCAATCAAAAGATCACCAGATTCACTAGCATGACTTTGTGAAGGTTGATTACTGAGGCTCTTCATCAGATAACTCTTCGCCCAGACCACGTTGAGAAATTCGGTAATATAGAATCCCCATTGTTGCCATGCACGCCCTGCACCCAGAACATACAAAATTATTCTTCCCTTCTTCAGGAGGTTAGATGCACATAAATTTGTACATGTATTTAGCTACATATTTAATGGAAAAGGAACAAATGCAACAGATGCTGAAATATAAAACAAGAAAAGAGTAAGAGATTACATGATAGCTAAAATTAAGAGGAGTTTCCTTGGATCCATTCTTGATGACCTATGATGTCGTACACGGCCTTCTGAGGCATCATCTGCATGTGGCGCGTCTTTCCGTGTTGGTGCAGTCACTGGTAGAGTTGGCAATGCACTTGACCAGAACGGCAGCAATGACCGGAGGAACTTGTGGCGAAATGTGCCTGAAATTAAGAATCCAGTAAGTTGGAGTTAAATTTCAGATGATAAGAAAGTGGAGATATCAGACAATGCAATACTATGTGGTTCAGCCGTAATGCCCACATCTACAGACCAGCCAAAAGGATTTAAACTTTGTTTTCTTGACTTCGAATATAAGAATCAACTCTTCACATGTGTGACAAACTAGGTTTGAACATTAAAAAATAGAAGAAATAACTCTGGCcataataaaaatgaaataacaTTTATAGCACTCTCTTAATTACATCAAAGTATATCTGACAAATAAAATTGATTTCCAGTACTCCCCATTTGGTTGTACACCTAGATTCATTAAACAGCTTAAGCCGAGCCGAACAAGGTTTCCACTTCAAAATGTGGAAGGCTAGTCAGCGCAATGAAGGAGTAAATGATCCTGACTCTCCTCATTCCTACGACACAGATTTGGCATAAGGCTTTCAAGGAGCTGCATTTGGTGTGGACTGTACCGGATAAGGGTAAGGATATGTATACTGTCGAACCAAGCTTGTACAAAGGGAGGAGGCATTTGCGTTTCTGGTTTATCATCGTCCATTGCATTTTATGGTTAATTTGGTTGGAAAGAAATAAAAGATTATTTGAAGACAAAGCGGAGGCGGTTGATGAACTATGGGACAAAGTCAGATTCAGAGTGGCGAGTTGGTCTAAGATACTAAAGGAATATGAACACCTAAGTGTCTCAGACTTATACAGGGATTGGAATTTTGTTTTCGATTAGGTTGGTGTTGTACTTGGATTTAAATTTATTTCGGAGCACTTATTTAGCTTAGCGGATTTCTTATCCGCCGATTGTACTAAAACTTTTataatcattaatataatatgtttcttataaaaaaaaaagaaatagagACCGAACAACATTTTTGGTGTTATACCATGGCGTCAACTGGACATATCATGATaactttttaattttattatttttattgtgcatTTGCAGAACAGAGAGCAAAGCCACATAAAGTTCAGGAATGAAAGAAATGCCCATCGCGCGATGTTCTTACCTTTTTGAATAGGTAAATAATACATTTGAAGTAACTTCgattatatcaacaataaagTCAGATCCCAAAATTTTCATGATAtagattatattataaaatgtaGTTGTAACAAAATCAAGCAACATTCCCAAAGCAAGGTGCAGTTAATAATTTCATATACAAAAGATTTAGCGACAACAAGGCTCAAGACTCGGGGATCAAGTTTAGATATAGGCTAAAGGAGTGTGTTCAACAATTTATGTTATGGTCCTGGAATGTGGATCAAGTTATGGGTCGATGTCGAGTCAATGGTTGATTGTTAAGATCATAATATTCTTTTGTGACTTCCGACCTTGTCGATCTATTTTGATAGATGTAATAGAGGCCATTGATAGAGAACCTCGAATCTCGTTCACACATTTTGTTGAGAGAATTTTCTGATTGATATTTTATTCTCAACTGCTGCAATATATGCCAACTAACCTAATGttcaatctcaacaaaaaagTTTTAAGCGAAAAGATAAAAGAGTTCCTGGTTGACCAAGTGTGTAAAGAGCAAATGGTATATTatcttttattaaaaaaaccaACTAGATATTCTGCAAAATAACATTAGATTCCTAACATATTTTTGGCTTGATCAAACCCACGACAATTTAACTTCATGTGCAGCAAGGACTGGATGAGACCTTTCTGCATGGGATGCAGAAGTACTTCCTTCCACTTACTGATTAGTATTTCTACTcgaaagaaacaaaaaaaagaaTGAAAGGAACAACAAATTAAAGATCTGTCACCTCTTCGAGTGTACTTCTTCTTGTTACCATCTTCATCGTCAGCAAAATATGAGGAATCTGAGTTCTGCCTTTCAGATTGCAGCGCACTCTTTCGCGTGGTTGCACCAGGCTGGGCAATATAAAGGTGCAGGAAATCACTAAGAGAACACAGAAATACACGAAATAGAACTTGAAAGTAAGTAAACAACAAATATTACCAAAGACAAAAATAAGAAATCTTACACCAGAAGGGCTCGTGCTTTTCACGAAATTGGACTCATGATTAGGCAAAGATGATGCTGCTGAGCTAGGTCCATCTATCTCCACAATGTCTAAACTTGAGGGTCTTGCATAGCCTGAAGCTGCATTTTCTCCAAAAGATGGCAAAATACCACCAGGGTATTCTCCACCTCCAGCAGCAGAGGCATGCAATAGTGGTTGTGAAGCAAAGGCAGGTGGAGGACTTCGAGACTCTGTTCCATGCAATGAAACTGGATGATTCCCAAACAAGTTCTTCTCCAAACCAGTCTGAAAACAGAGGACATGCTCAAGTATCAGAGGGACAGAGAAACTTCCCAACACCCACATATACACAAACTCACTACCAAGGGCAGATGAATGTTTAGTTCCACGGGGTGGTTGTTGAAGAATTAAGCAATTTCTTATATTCTTACCCTACTaagataaaaataaagaaaataagttgacttaatcttttatttttgtttaattattttgattcaatcaagaaaaaaaactatttacaatttcaaatttaaatatgttCTGAGAGAGAAGATACTAGTAAGGTTTCATCACATGAAGTCATGTCCTTTGTAAAACTCAAAAATGgttcaaattttgaacaaaccCAAACATAAATTTGTCATTGGTACTAATTTGCATTAGTATGCTTTTTATTTTAATGTATCGTATAAATGAAACATAGAAAGCTTAATGTTTGTTTCAAGAGAAATATGGAACGTCTCTTTGTAACAAATATCTCACTCTAGAGaatcatttttatatttttttatgagtatATTGCTTCATTTTGCTCAATCTATCGATCTGAATTTAATTCAGTTGATTTATTGGATCTATAAAATTAACTAAATAACTCTATGTCGACCTATGTTTTGgtgattattttatataatttaaacgGTATTACAAGGGAAATTCGGGAATGGCAAGATAGGAAAGATCTTATGTATAAATTAGTACAATTATTTGTTGACCTCACTCTTTCTTTTCTGGAAAAGCTCAATCATGTATTACCTGTA
This region of Primulina eburnea isolate SZY01 chromosome 14, ASM2296580v1, whole genome shotgun sequence genomic DNA includes:
- the LOC140812336 gene encoding uncharacterized protein; translated protein: MVVCKCRKATKLYCFVHKVPVCGECICFPEHQICVVSTYSDWVIDGEYDWPPKCCYCQTAVEEGADSQTTRLGCLHIIHTSCFVKHIKSFPPHTAPAGYICPGCSTSIWPPKSIKDSGSHLHSKLKEAIMQTGLEKNLFGNHPVSLHGTESRSPPPAFASQPLLHASAAGGGEYPGGILPSFGENAASGYARPSSLDIVEIDGPSSAASSLPNHESNFVKSTSPSGPGATTRKSALQSERQNSDSSYFADDEDGNKKKYTRRGTFRHKFLRSLLPFWSSALPTLPVTAPTRKDAPHADDASEGRVRHHRSSRMDPRKLLLILAIMACMATMGILYYRISQRGLGEELSDEEPQ